CATGGTTCCTTCACTCATGACGCTCGTGGTTCCTGCGGTCGGATCGGGTCCGAGGGGCCACCGTAGTCGGTGAAGAAGCTGTGCGGTTCCGCTTCGAGGGCTTTGCGGGTGGGGCGCGAACCGGGCCGAAGTGCCCTCAGCCGGCCAGTGAGTCGGCGAGCTGCGCGGCCAGTTTCCGGGCCTTGTCCTGCATTTCCTCGCTGTCCGGCACCGTGCCGACGGTCGCCGGCTGCTCCTCGTACTGGATGGTCACCATGACGTTGGACGTGCGGAACGCCACAGTCACCGTGCGCTGCTTGGCCGTCGAACCGGAGCTGCTGAGCGCGTCGTCGATGAACGCCTCGTCGCCCAGGTCCTCCAGGAGGCGGGGCTGGAGGTCGGCGGGGGGAACGGTGGAGGAAGCCGAGGGCGAGGCCGACGCGGAGGCGCCGGCGGAGGGCGAGGTCGTCGTCGAGGGGGAGGCACTCGGGCTCGTGGAAGGGGAGCCGGTCGCGGCGCCGGTGGCGGAGACGGTGGGTGCCGGGAGGTCGGCCGCGGTCACCTTCTGCGCGAAGAGGGCCTCGGCCTGGTTGTCGTCGCTCACCGCGTTGTCGTACGAGACGACCCGCTCGAAGTCGACGAGGAGATGGTCGGTGGCGTCCGTCGACTCCACCTTCCAACGGCAGCCCACCTTGCGGTCCGTGTCGAACGTCTGGGTCGCCTCACCCGCGTAGGCCGTGTCGCGCTGCGCCTCGTCGGCGAGCTGCTTGATGCCGGGCAGGAGCGAGTCGAGGGTGGACCGGCTCACCACCCCGCAGGCCTCGGGGAGCGTGTCGTACTTGCCGGGCTGCGCGACGGCGCTGGCCGTCCCTGCCTCGCCCGGGTTGGAGTTGTCCGTCGAGCCGCCTTCGTCCGAACCGCCGGTGCAGCCGGCCAGCAGCGCCGCGAGGAGCGCGACGACGCC
The sequence above is a segment of the Streptomyces asoensis genome. Coding sequences within it:
- a CDS encoding DUF3558 domain-containing protein, with the translated sequence MQRKAYVPGVVALLAALLAGCTGGSDEGGSTDNSNPGEAGTASAVAQPGKYDTLPEACGVVSRSTLDSLLPGIKQLADEAQRDTAYAGEATQTFDTDRKVGCRWKVESTDATDHLLVDFERVVSYDNAVSDDNQAEALFAQKVTAADLPAPTVSATGAATGSPSTSPSASPSTTTSPSAGASASASPSASSTVPPADLQPRLLEDLGDEAFIDDALSSSGSTAKQRTVTVAFRTSNVMVTIQYEEQPATVGTVPDSEEMQDKARKLAAQLADSLAG